One window from the genome of Aricia agestis chromosome 22, ilAriAges1.1, whole genome shotgun sequence encodes:
- the LOC121738198 gene encoding CCAAT/enhancer-binding protein zeta, giving the protein MKHKRFEENILVDEAYTNYDRADKNEDQKKGYGIAKHFAETLEYEDKKKWYQQMPEEPSSTNTVSQEKIEELRKEASSALHGDTLAYETKSSKSGSSDQQWARTLLSKGTIGDRVAAATILIQDNPIYNLTALRNLINNVKPAKKKDGIVIIDALSELLISELLIPDTKLRTFEQHPLGHIDEMTSGNKQARRNVLKLWYYEDQLKELYGTYVEALNKFAHDSVETNKEKAVSAMSYLLMHHPEREKMLLTNIINKLGDPSQGVSSKAIYHLCQLLYNHPNMKAVVLAEIEKMLFRNNISPRAQYYGVCFLNQFYLGKDDARIAENLIRIYFSFFKASIKKGEIDSRLMSAILTGVKRAYPYAEHDRLSTADHIAALHRLVHLAPLGVAVHALALLHLVSDASQGSADRYYTALYRKLSTPDIFNTTHSALLFSLVYKSLKRDGDIHRVTAFVKRLLQLCCYLNPAQACGMLFLISQVLKTSDKKEAIKLVWTQREIKDEIKDEPTVSEPKEEDKEVLEDSVTEVEKTNTEDEVKETKKIDLLRGDKRDLLLDDEEEAYVDLKMDEEGNIKPKKRRQTAVTGWYHARVNTDQVDDKDDKDTKIQLKKTINMDKVITDYNPFARNPTYAGAQCSAYVELLPLSTHYHPTVRLFAEKLLNDQIIQYTGDPLKDFAGIRFLDRFVFKNPKKRETQQDAEVKKVKGSHPKFAVRKNYTAKGIKSVPVTSSQYLNEDAKRIPVDEKFLYDFLQRRRQSSAPDDEDSDAESVTSDDFDQYLDNMTGKPQESDEELDYLAEIEASKQKKPKKKKDDAAADDDEELTDQSGDDEGSDGELNMSGDDDEPAFSGDEEELQLEDSDDDDDQIDVPGKKKGKKALQIKGKDNLGDLFASAEEFSTLLEETATNKKQGSSQAVSNTDNSSTKQLAWEEKRDRWIKGYNKKILGQKGKKFNKKPQNKMVDRKGNKMADRNGGKRKMPHSVENGGKRRKK; this is encoded by the exons ATGAAGCATAAGAGGTTCGAAGAGAATATATTGGTGGACGAGGCGTACACAAATTACGACCGCGCCGACAAAAATGAGGATCAAAAGAAGGGTTATGGTATCGCCAAACATTTTGCGGAAACTTTGGAGTATGAAGACAAGAAGAAGTGGTATCAGCAG ATGCCAGAAGAACCATCGTCAACTAACACGGTGTCACAAGAAAAGATAGAAGAACTGAGGAAAGAGGCCAGCAGTGCATTACACGGGGACACCCTTGCTTATGAGACAA AATCCAGCAAAAGTGGATCATCAGATCAGCAGTGGGCTCGCACACTGCTGTCTAAAGGAACAATCGGAGACAGAGTGGCCGCTGCTACTATATTGATACAG gATAATCCAATATACAACTTAACAGCTTTGAGAAATCTTATAAACAATGTGAAGCCAGCTAAGAAGAAGGATGGTATTGTTATAATAG ATGCTCTCTCCGAGCTGCTCATATCAGAACTTCTCATCCCGGACACCAAACTCCGGACATTCGAGCAGCATCCACTCGGGCATATCGATGAGATGACGTCAGGCAACAAGCAGGCGAGGCGGAATGTACTGAAGCTGTGGTATTATGAAGATCAGTTGAAGGAGTTGTATGGAA CCTATGTCGAAGCACTCAACAAATTCGCCCATGACTCCGTGGAGACCAATAAGGAGAAAGCTGTCAGTGCCATGTCCTACCTGCTGATGCATCATCCGGAGAGAGAGAAG ATGCTGCTAACCAACATAATCAACAAACTCGGAGACCCGAGCCAGGGCGTGTCGTCCAAGGCGATATACCACCTGTGCCAGCTGCTCTACAACCATCCCAACATGAAGGCCGTCGTGTTGGCCGAGATAGAGAAGATGCTGTTCAG aaacaACATCTCACCCCGAGCTCAATACTACGGTGTGTGCTTCCTCAACCAGTTCTATCTCGGTAAAGACGACGCGCGCATCGCTGAGAACCTCATACGGATATATTTCTCGTTCTTCAAAGCTTCTATCAAGAAG GGTGAAATCGACTCGCGCCTCATGTCGGCTATACTGACCGGCGTCAAGCGCGCGTACCCCTACGCGGAACACGACAGATTATCGACAGCAGATCATATAGCTGCTCTACATAGACTGGTCCATCTCGCGCCCCTCGGAGTAGCAGTGCACGCGCTAGCGCTCTTACATCTAGTTAGCGACGCGTCGCAGGGATCTGCTGACAG ATACTACACGGCCCTCTACCGGAAGCTATCCACTCCCGACATATTCAACACGACTCACTCGGCTCTGCTCTTCTCGCTCGTGTACAAGTCGCTGAAGAGGGATGGCGATATACACCGAGTGACCGCGTTCGTCAAGCGACTGCTGCAGCTGTGCTGCTACCTCAACCCCGCGCAGGCTTGCGGCATGCTGTTCCTGATATCACAG GTTTTGAAGACGAGCGACAAGAAAGAGGCGATTAAATTGGTGTGGACACAAAGAGAGATCAAAGAT GAAATTAAAGACGAACCAACAGTATCAGAACCGAAAGAAGAGGATAAAGAAGTTCTAGAAGATTCCGTGACAGAAGTAGAGAAGACGAACACAGAAGATGAAGTGAAAGAGACGAAGAAGATTGATTTGCTGCGGGGCGATAAGAGAGACCTGTTATTAG ACGACGAGGAAGAAGCATACGTGGATCTCAAAATGGACGAAGAGGGGAACATCAAACCGAAGAAACGTCGCCAAACCGCCGTCACTGGTTGGTACCACGCGAGGGTGAACACAGACCAGGTGGATGATAAAGATGATAAGGACACGAAGATACAGCTGAAGAAGACCATTAATATGGACAAG GTGATAACGGACTACAACCCTTTCGCTCGGAACCCGACCTACGCGGGGGCGCAGTGTTCGGCGTACGTCGAACTATTACCACTCAGCACTCATTATCATCCCACGGTGAGGCTGTTCGCCGAGAAGTTGTTGAACG aCCAAATTATCCAATACACGGGCGACCCGCTAAAGGACTTTGCGGGTATCCGTTTCCTCGACCGCTTCGTGTTCAAAAACCCGAAGAAACGCGAGACGCAGCAAGACGCTGAGGTGAAGAAAGTGAAGGGATCGCATCCCAAGTTCGCCGTGAGGAAGAATTATACCGCTAAAG GTATAAAGAGTGTCCCAGTAACATCGTCACAATATCTCAATGAAGACGCCAAGAGGATACCCGTTGATGAGAAGTTCTTGTATGA CTTCCTTCAACGTCGCCGGCAGTCGTCAGCGCCTGACGATGAAGACAGCGACGCGGAGTCCGTCACCAGCGATGACTTCGACCAGTACCTCGACAACATGACCGGCAAGCCGCAGG AGTCAGACGAAGAACTGGATTATCTCGCCGAAATTGAAGCGTCCAAGCAGAAGAAACCCAAAAAGAAGAAGGATGATGCTgctgctgatgatgatgaggaaTTGACTGATCAAAGCGGTGATGATG aagGAAGCGACGGCGAGTTGAACATGtcgggtgatgatgatgaacccGCGTTCTCCGGCGATGAAGAGG aaCTGCAACTGGAAgacagtgatgatgatgatgatcagatCGATGTTCCTGGCAAGAAGAAGGGCAAGAAAGCGTTACAGATTAAAG GTAAAGACAATCTTGGAGACCTATTCGCTTCAGCCGAAGAGTTCTCGACACTGCTAGAGGAAACAGCCACAAATAAAAAGCAAGGATCAAGCCAAGCAGTATCAAATACTGATAACTCAAGTACGAAACAATTGGCATGGGAAGAGAAGAGAGATAGATGGATAAAGGGATACAACAAGAAGATATTAGGACAAAAAGGCAAGAAATTCAACAAAAAACCGCAAAACAAGATGGTGGATAGAAAGGGCAACAAAATGGCGGACAGAAATGGCGGGAAGCGAAAAATGCCGCATTCAGTTGAAAATGGCGGGAAGAGAAGAAAAAagtag